From the Equus przewalskii isolate Varuska chromosome 19, EquPr2, whole genome shotgun sequence genome, one window contains:
- the LOC139077162 gene encoding olfactory receptor 2B11-like: MALINKSHPEEFILLGFADRPWLELPLFIILLITYPMAMMGNIAIILVSKLDPRLHSPMYFFLTNLSFLDMCYTTSIVPQMLFNLGSAKKTISYVGCAAQLYFFHIMGGTECLLLAIMSFDRYVAICKPLHYTLVMNQNIRILLVSTVWLCGMTYAVSEATVTLQLPLCGLNTLDHLLCEIPVLIKTACGEKGANELTLSVVCIFMLAVPLCLILASYACIGHAVFKIKSSEGRKKAFGTCSSHLIVVFLFYGPAISMYLQPPSSISRDQPKFMALFYGVVTPTLNPFIYTLRNKDVKGALGKLVRSIFTSK, from the coding sequence ATGGCACTAATTAACAAAAGCCATCCTGAAGAGTTTATTCTACTGGGCTTTGCTGACCGTCCATGGCTAGAGCTTCCTCTTTTCATTATTCTTCTTATAACATACCCCATGGCCATGATGGGAAACATAGCCATCATTCTGGTGTCCAAGCTAGACCCCCGTCTGCACAgccccatgtatttcttcctcactAACCTCTCCTTTTTGGACATGTGCTATACCACAAGCATTGTCCCTCAGATGCTGTTTAACCTGGGAAGCGCTAAGAAGACAATAAGTTACGTGGGGTGTGCAGCTCAACTTTATTTCTTCCACATAATGGGGGGCACAGAATGTCTGCTTCTGGCTATCATGTCTTTtgatcgctatgtggccatctgcaagcctcTACACTACACCCTCGTCATGAATCAGAACATCCGTATCCTATTAGTGTCCACTGTGTGGCTGTGCGGAATGACCTACGCTGTCTCAGAGGCCACTGTTACATTACAGTTACCACTGTGTGGTCTCAATACCCTGGATCACTTGTTGTGTGAGATTCCTGTTCTAATAAAGACTGCCTGTGGTGAAAAGGGTGCTAATGAGCTCACACTCTCGGTGGTATGCATTTTTATGCTAGCTGTTCCGCTATGTTTAATTCTTGCTTCCTATGCTTGTATTGGACATGCTGTATTCAAAATTAAATCTtctgagggaaggaaaaaagcctTTGGGACCTGTTCCTCCCATCTCATTGtcgttttcttattttatggtcCAGCCATTAGCATGTACCTTCAGCCCCCCTCCTCCATCTCAAGGGACCAGCCCAAGTTCATGGCTCTCTTCTATGGAGTGGTGACTCCTACACTCAACCCTTTCATCTACACCCTGCGGAATAAGGATGTAAAGGGGGCACTGGGCAAACTGGTGAGGAGCATTTTCACTTCAAAGTGA
- the LOC103545930 gene encoding olfactory receptor 2B11-like: protein MALINKSHPEEFILLGFADRPWLELPLFIILLITYPTAMMGNIAIILVSKLDPHLHSPMYFFLTNLSFLDMCYTTSIVPQMLFNLGSAKKTISYMGCAIQLYFFHTMGATECLLLAIMSFDRYVAICKPLHYTLVMNQNIRILLVSTVWLCGMIYAVSEATVTLQLPLCGLNTLDHLLCEIPVLIKNACGEKGTNELTLSVVCIFMLAVPLCLIIASYICIGHAVFKMKSSEGRKKSFGTCSSHLIVIFLFYGPGISMYLQPPSSISRDQPKFMALFYGVVTPTLNPFIYTLRNKDVKGALGKLVRSIFTSKW, encoded by the coding sequence ATGGCACTAATTAACAAAAGCCATCCTGAAGAGTTTATTCTACTGGGCTTTGCTGACCGTCCTTGGCTAGAGCTTCCTCTTTTCATTATTCTTCTTATAACATACCCCACGGCCATGATGGGAAACATAGCCATCATTCTGGTGTCCAAGCTAGACCCCCATCTGCACAgccccatgtatttcttcctcactAACCTCTCCTTTTTGGACATGTGCTATACCACAAGCATTGTCCCTCAGATGCTGTTTAACCTGGGAAGCGCTAAGAAGACAATAAGCTATATGGGGTGTGCCAttcagctttatttcttccaCACAATGGGAGCCACAGAATGTCTGCTTCTGGCTATCATGTCTTTtgatcgctatgtggccatctgcaagcctcTACACTACACCCTCGTCATGAATCAGAACATCCGTATCCTATTAGTGTCCACTGTGTGGCTGTGTGGAATGATCTACGCTGTCTCAGAGGCCACTGTTACATTACAGTTGCCACTGTGTGGTCTCAATACCCTGGATCACTTGTTGTGTGAGATTCCTGTTCTGATAAAGAATGCCTGTGGTGAAAAGGGTACTAATGAGCTCACACTCTCGGTGGTATGCATTTTTATGTTAGCGGTTCCGCTATGCTTAATTATTGCTTCTTACATTTGTATTGGACATGctgtatttaaaatgaaatcatctgagggaaggaaaaaaagctttgGGACCTGTTCTTCCcatctcattgtcattttcttattttacgGCCCGGGCATTAGCATGTACCTTCAGCCCCCCTCCTCCATCTCAAGGGACCAGCCCAAGTTCATGGCTCTCTTCTATGGAGTGGTGACTCCTACACTCAACCCTTTCATCTACACCCTGCGGAATAAGGATGTAAAGGGGGCACTGGGCAAACTGGTGAGGAGCATTTTCACTTCCAAGTGGTAG